In Candidatus Methylomirabilota bacterium, the genomic stretch AATCAAAGAGCGTGTGTCGCTGGTCCGAAGTATAGCGTACCGATCTGCCCGCCGCGCCGTCGCGACCCGGTAACTCCGCCCGTCCGGCGTGGGCGACTGCGACGCGCTCAGGGCTCGCGGCGCCGGTCGGCCTTGCGGTTGGCCCGCCGCTCCAGCTCCCAGTAGCGGCGGTCGCGGTCCTCCAGGATCTCCTCGGAGGAGCGCACCGGCGCCTGCGAGGCCTGCTCGACGCCGAGGGCGTGGCCGATCTCGTCCACGACGTCCTGGTCCGGCGTCGCCACGCTGCCGCCCGTGGTCTCCTCGCCCGAGCTCTCGGCGCGCTGCCAGTCCGCGTCGACGTCGCCGGCGCTCACGGCCGGCCCCGTCGCGGTGTACTCGTTGAGCTCGCGGACCAGGGCGCCAGTCTCACCGCGGTCCTCCTCGGCCCCCCGCCGCCGGGGCGCCGGGCGGGACCGGCGCGTCGCCGCCGTGCGAGTGCGCCTCGAGCCGGTGGCCCTCGACGTGCGCGCGGCCTTCGGGCGGCGTCCGCGCGCGCGTCGCTTCGCGGGCGATCGCTTCGCGGTCTTCGTGGATGCGCCTCGTCCGGTGCGGGCCTTGCGTCGCGTCTTGCGCTTGCTCATGCTCCACCTCCTTGGGACGGCGATCTCGGGCAATCTCGCTTTGGCTATGGTCTCACGGATGCGGAGTCTCCGCGCCGGCGGGGCCGTCGCGGATTGACGCCCCTCGCCGGGGTCTGCTACGGTTGCGGCGCGAATCGCTTCGCTCGTTTCCTCTCGCACGATGTCGACAGGGAGGTGGCAATGGCGCAAGAAGCGTACGATCCGGGAGCGGACTCGCCGACCAGTGATCGCCGGGTGTCGCGTCGCCGCATGCTGACGAGCGTGGGCGCGGCGGTCGGCGCCGCGGTCCTCGCCCCG encodes the following:
- a CDS encoding DUF6335 family protein, which produces MSKRKTRRKARTGRGASTKTAKRSPAKRRARGRRPKAARTSRATGSRRTRTAATRRSRPAPRRRGAEEDRGETGALVRELNEYTATGPAVSAGDVDADWQRAESSGEETTGGSVATPDQDVVDEIGHALGVEQASQAPVRSSEEILEDRDRRYWELERRANRKADRRREP